Part of the Rhodospirillales bacterium genome, CATGTTCTGTCGTCTCAAGGACTTCCGGCGGATCGCCACCCGTTACGACAAACGCGCCGACGTCTTCCTCTCCGGCGTGTTCTTGGCCGCCGCCGTAGTATGGTGGGCCAATTGAGTCCGGACCCTAGGGCACGTTGCGAGCGAATGGAATCATTCCCCCCCTCACCCAGCTCCGGGTAAGGCGCGTCTTGCGACGCACCAACCCTACGCAACCCTCTCCCCCCGCAAGTCGCGGGGGGAGAGGGAAGGGTGAGGGGGCGGTGCCGCCTAATCGCAACAAGCGCTAGGACTGCGCCCAGGGCAATCCGTCGACCCGCCAGCCGCCCTTGGTGTTGCGGTGCGCGCGGTCGTCGCGGTCGCCCTCGAACCCGTGCGCGACGTTGTAGCAACGCCCGTAGCCGAGCTGGGTCATGGCGACCGCCGCGGCCCTGGAGCGCACGCCCGAGCGGCAGAGGAACAAAAGCGGCGTGTCGCGGGCGGGGAACCTGGCGATGAGCGCGTGGGGAAAATCGGCGTTTACCTGCTGGCTCGGAAACAGCTTCCACGGCGCCAAGAACGGCTCCTTGCCGAGCGCCTTGAGATCGGGCAGTCCGACGTAAGTCCACTCCGCGTCGGTGCGCACGTCGACGAGCTGGGCCTTGGGCTCGCGCGCGAGCATCTCCCACGCCTCCTTGGGTGAAATGTCGCCCGCATAGGCGCCTGGGGCGGCGGTGCCGTCGCTCGGACCTTTCATGGCGCATGGCTCTATCGCGCCGAACGGGCGGCCGCAAGGCCGCAACCGAGAGGGTTGTTTGCCGGGGCGCTTCCGCCATATTAGAAAGGCGCGCCGTCTTTCCCGCCCCCGGCTTTTCCCGCCCCCGGCTTTTCCCGCCATGACCGATTCCGCCGACAACCTGCAACGGCTTTCCGACCTGATCGCGGCCGCGAAACGGGCGGGCGCTTCCGCCGCCGACGCCCTGCTGGCGGAGGGCGTTTCCATGACCCTCGGCTGGCGGCTCGGCCAGCTCGAAAACCTGGAACGGGCGGAAGGCGTCGACGTGGGCCTGCGCGTGCTGTTCGGCAAGCGCCAGGCGATGGTGTCGTCCTCGGATTTGTCCGCCGCCGGCATGCGCGAGCTGGTCGAGCGCGCCGTCGCCATGGCCCGCGCCGCGCCGGAGGATCCCTTCTGCGGCTTGGCCGAGCCGGCGGACCTCGCCCGCGATTTTCCCGATCTCGATCTCGCCGACGCCCGCGACCCGAGCGTCGACGACCTGAAGGCGCGCGCGCGCGCCGCCGAGGACGCCGCGCGCGCGGTCGAGGGCGTCACCAATTCCGAAGGCGCGCAGGCGAGCTTTTCGCGCTCGACCGTCGCCCTGGTCGCCTCCAACGGCTTCGCCGCGATGCGCGGCGAAACCCATCACGGCGTCGCCGCCTCGGTGCTGGCCGGCAGCGGCACGGCGATGGAAACCGACTACGACTACGCTTCCGCCGTCCACGCCGCCGACCTCGCGCGCCCCGAGGCGATCGGCCGCTCGGCCGGGGAACGCGCGGTGCGACGGCTGAACCCGCGCAAGGTGGAAACCGCGAAAATGCCGGTGGTGTTCGAGCCGCGCGTGGCGAACAGCCTGGTCCGGCACCTGGCCTCGGCGGTCAACGGCGCCTCGGTCGCGCGCGGCACCACGTTCCTGAAAGATAAGATGGGCGTCCGAATTTTTCCCGAAACCGTCGCCATCGTCGACGATCCGCTGCGTCGGCGCGGATTGAATTCGCGCCCGTTCGACGGCGAGGGGCTGCCCGCGCGCCCGCTCAGGCTGGTGGAGAAGGGCGTGCTCAAGTCCTGGGTGCTCGATCTGCGCTCGGCCCGGCAACTGAACCTGAAAAGCACCGGACACGCCGCGCGCGGCGTGTCGTCGGCGCCTTCGCCCGCGACCTCGAATCTCTACCTCGAACCCGGCGCGCTCGCGCCCGAGGCGCTGCTCGCCGGCATCAAGGACGGCTTCTACGTCACCACCCTGATCGGCATGGGCGTCAACGGCGTCACCGGCGACTACAGCCGCGGCGCCGCCGGCTTCCGCATCGAAAACGGCGCGCTCGCCCATCCGGTGAGCGAAGTGACCATCGCCGGAAACCTGAAGGACATGTTCCTCAACCTCACGGCGGCGAACGACCTCGTCTTCCGCTACGGCACCGACGCGCCCACCGTGCGGATCGAGGGTCTCACCGTTGCCGGGCGTTGAATTTATAGAAACGCTCGCGTTTTCAAGGCACTGACAAGCACCGGGCGGTTGGCCGCGCGCCCCCGCGCGTGCTATGGTCCGCCTCCGAAAGCCTCCGGTTCCGCGAGGAGAATCAAGCCCTTGACCGGCCCCGCCGCGCCCCCGCCGCACGCGTCCTCCGTCCAGCTCATGCGCCGTCTGTTGCGGGAGAGCGTCAGGCCGTACGCGGGCACGCTCGCGCTCGCCGTCCTCTGCATGGCGCTGATGGCGAGCGCGACCGCGCTCAGCGCCTGGCTGATGAAGCCGGTGGTCAACGACGTGTTCATCGGCCGCGATCCGGCCATGCTGTGGCTGATCGGCGGCGCGGTGCTGGCGACGTTCCTGGTCAAGGGCCTCGCCAACTACGCCCAGGCCACGTTGATGAGCTACGTCGGGCTCAAGATCGTCGCCGACAATCAGAACCGCCTGTTCGCCCATCTCGCGCGCATGGACCTGCGCTTCTTCCACGACAACGCCACCGGGCGGCTGATTTCGCGTTTCACGGTGGATATCGGATTGATGCGCGCGGCCGTTTCCACGGTGCTGACCGGCTTCGGCAAGGACGCGCTGTCGCTGGTCGGCCTGGTGGCGGTGATGTTCATCCAGGACTGGCGGCTGGCGTTGACGGCGTTCGTCGTCTTTCCGGTCGCGGTCTGGCCGATCGCGCGGCTCGGGCGGCGTATGCGGCGCGTCACCGCCCACACCCAGGAGGAAATGGGCCAGCTGATGACCATCCTGGAGCAAACCATCCAGGGCATCCGCATCGTCAAATCCTACGTCATGGAGGAATACGAAAAACGCCGCGTCGCCGCCATCGTCGAGCGGGTGTTCGGCCTGACCCAGAAGGCGGCGCGGGTGCGCGCGCGCGCCAGCCCGATCATGGAGACGCTCGGCGGCGTCGCCGTGGCGCTGGTCATCGTCTACGGCGGCGCGCGCGTGATCGACGGCGCCACCGACGCCGGTTCGTTCTTTTCGTTCATCACCGCGCTGCTGCTGGCCTACGAGCCGATGAAGCACCTCGCCAACCTGAACACCAGCCTGCAGGAAGGGCTCGCCGGCGCGCAGCGCCTGTTCCAGGTGCTGGATACCGAACCCGGCGTGCGCGAATCGCCCGACGCGCGCGCGATCGAGGTCCGGCGCGGCGCCATCCGTTTCGACAACGTGCGCTTCGCCTACGTGCCCGGCCGCGTCGCCCTCGACGGCGTGTCGTTCGAGGTGCCCGCCGGCAAGACCGTCGCCCTGGTCGGCCCGTCGGGCGCGGGCAAGTCCACCATCCTCAATCTGGTGCCGCGTTTTTACGACCCGAACGAGGGCGCGGTCCTGATCGACGGCGTCGACGCGCGCGAGTTCACCTTCGCCTCCCTCAACCGCGCCATCGCGCTGGTCAGCCAGGAAGTGACGTTGTTCGACGACACCGTCGCCGCCAACATCGCCTACGGCCGCGCCGGCGCGGGCGAGGACGACATCCGCGCCGCCGCGCGCGCCGCCGGCGCCGAGGAGTTAATTACCGCGCTGCCCCAGGGCTACGACACGGTGGTCGGCGAGCGCGGCATCAAGCTCTCCGGCGGGCAGCGCCAGCGCCTCGCCATCGCGCGCGCCATGCTCAAGAACGCGCCGATCCTGCTGCTCGACGAGGCGACCAGCGCGCTCGATTCCGAATCCGAGCGCCAGGTCCAGGCGGCGCTCGCGCAGTTGACCAAGGACCGCACCACGCTGGTGATCGCGCACCGGCTTTCGACCGTGACCGGCGCCGACCAGATTTGCGTGGTCGAGGGCGGGCGCATCGTCGAGCGCGGCACCCACGCCGAATTGCTCGCGCGCGGCGGCTCTTACGCCCGCATCCACGCCATCCAGTTCGCCGGCGCCGAGGTGGCTGCACCCGCCCCGCGCGTCGCCGGGGCGTGACGGGAGGGAGCGGGCGCGCGGTGGGGTTGTTCAAATCCTTCTTCCGCCGCGACGGCGTGCGCCGGGCGCTTTGTTGGCTCGGCGCGGGCTATATCCGTTTCGTTCATGCGACCGGCCGCTGGCCGGTCACGCGCGGCGA contains:
- a CDS encoding IS5/IS1182 family transposase, yielding MFCRLKDFRRIATRYDKRADVFLSGVFLAAAVVWWAN
- a CDS encoding rhodanese-like domain-containing protein, with the protein product MKGPSDGTAAPGAYAGDISPKEAWEMLAREPKAQLVDVRTDAEWTYVGLPDLKALGKEPFLAPWKLFPSQQVNADFPHALIARFPARDTPLLFLCRSGVRSRAAAVAMTQLGYGRCYNVAHGFEGDRDDRAHRNTKGGWRVDGLPWAQS
- a CDS encoding TldD/PmbA family protein; this encodes MTDSADNLQRLSDLIAAAKRAGASAADALLAEGVSMTLGWRLGQLENLERAEGVDVGLRVLFGKRQAMVSSSDLSAAGMRELVERAVAMARAAPEDPFCGLAEPADLARDFPDLDLADARDPSVDDLKARARAAEDAARAVEGVTNSEGAQASFSRSTVALVASNGFAAMRGETHHGVAASVLAGSGTAMETDYDYASAVHAADLARPEAIGRSAGERAVRRLNPRKVETAKMPVVFEPRVANSLVRHLASAVNGASVARGTTFLKDKMGVRIFPETVAIVDDPLRRRGLNSRPFDGEGLPARPLRLVEKGVLKSWVLDLRSARQLNLKSTGHAARGVSSAPSPATSNLYLEPGALAPEALLAGIKDGFYVTTLIGMGVNGVTGDYSRGAAGFRIENGALAHPVSEVTIAGNLKDMFLNLTAANDLVFRYGTDAPTVRIEGLTVAGR
- the msbA gene encoding lipid A export permease/ATP-binding protein MsbA, with product MRRLLRESVRPYAGTLALAVLCMALMASATALSAWLMKPVVNDVFIGRDPAMLWLIGGAVLATFLVKGLANYAQATLMSYVGLKIVADNQNRLFAHLARMDLRFFHDNATGRLISRFTVDIGLMRAAVSTVLTGFGKDALSLVGLVAVMFIQDWRLALTAFVVFPVAVWPIARLGRRMRRVTAHTQEEMGQLMTILEQTIQGIRIVKSYVMEEYEKRRVAAIVERVFGLTQKAARVRARASPIMETLGGVAVALVIVYGGARVIDGATDAGSFFSFITALLLAYEPMKHLANLNTSLQEGLAGAQRLFQVLDTEPGVRESPDARAIEVRRGAIRFDNVRFAYVPGRVALDGVSFEVPAGKTVALVGPSGAGKSTILNLVPRFYDPNEGAVLIDGVDAREFTFASLNRAIALVSQEVTLFDDTVAANIAYGRAGAGEDDIRAAARAAGAEELITALPQGYDTVVGERGIKLSGGQRQRLAIARAMLKNAPILLLDEATSALDSESERQVQAALAQLTKDRTTLVIAHRLSTVTGADQICVVEGGRIVERGTHAELLARGGSYARIHAIQFAGAEVAAPAPRVAGA